A single genomic interval of Dysidea avara chromosome 6, odDysAvar1.4, whole genome shotgun sequence harbors:
- the LOC136257196 gene encoding myophilin-like — MAERPKGYGMTAELQEKKAAKRDANLERQGMDWMAAVTGEPFPAGSYEEALKNGVYLCKVMNKLQPGSIKKINTGSMAFKLMENVSNFLDAATAYGVPKADLFQTVDLYEAENIPQVTSAIHALGRQAQKKGYKGPALGAKPSQGNVRQFSEEQKTAGQSVIGLQMGSNKGANQAGMTFGNTRHM; from the exons AAAGCTGCTAAGAGAGATGCCAATTTAGAGAGGCAAGGAATGGACTGGATGGCAGCTGTTACTGGAGAACCTTTCCCAGCTGGTAGTTATGAAGAGGCTCTTAAGAATGGAGTTTATTTGTGCAA GGTAATGAACAAACTACAACCAGGATCAATTAAGAAGATCAATACTGGTTCAATGGCCTTCAAATTGATGGAGAATGTTAGTAACTTCCTTGATGCAGCCACTGCCTACGGTGTCCCTAAGGCTGACTTGTTCCAAACAGTTGACCTTTACGAGGCTGAGAATATACCacaa GTGACTTCAGCCATACATGCACTTGGTCGCCAG GCACAGAAGAAAGGTTACAAGGGACCAGCCCTGGGTGCTAAACCATCACAGGGAAATGTGCGTCAGTTTAGTGAAGAACAGAAAACAGCTGGCCAGTCAGTTATAGGGCTTCAAATGGGCTCTAATAAGGGAGCCAATCAAGCTGGGATGACCTTTGGCAATACCAGGCACATGTAG